Genomic segment of Prinia subflava isolate CZ2003 ecotype Zambia chromosome 4, Cam_Psub_1.2, whole genome shotgun sequence:
TGGATACCCTTCAAACCCTGAATGTCTAACTGCATGTGCCATAGCCCATCAATCCATCATGCACCCAGTTATGTCAGCTCCACTCCCTGTGcgtgctgctcacagccagtGTGGTCCAGCCAAAGTGAATGCCAGAGCTGAAAAACATGTGCACTAAGATCCTCCAAAGGAACATAGAGGGACTCTGAAGTAAAATGTCACCATCAAGGTAAAGAGCTCAGTTTTTACTTGCACAAATCTGCCAGTGTAACCAACTTGTCACATGTCTCAAATACTCCCTTTCTATTTTCACAGTCAAAGATGGAATTGTGTGTCATGCCCAGCTGGCTTTTCACACCCATCTGTGATGTTCCCCCAGGAGCTTTTCCCTCCTGGTTAAACTCATGCTACCAACCAAGATGCAACCTGCCAGAGAAGCAGATACATTATCCTTGATTCCTCTGCACTTGTGTGCTGCTGGACCTGAGGCTGGAGCTCTTCTCCCCCTGGATGTCTGCCTGCTGAGGTGGAAAAGAGTGCCAGTCCTTCTCATTGCACTTCCAGCTGGGAGCAACTGCTGGAACATTGTGTGGTTTGCTGAGCTGTTTTCAAAGCCCAGTGCCTTTCCCTATGGGTGCTTTTGCTGACAAATTAACACATGTATTATTTAGACAAAGTTATAAATCACCTTCTGAGTAGTCCTTTCCCAACAAGTCAGCGTGCTCATGGCAGCCTGTCTCTGCAACCCAGAGCAATGGCCAACAGCTACCCATCCAAGGAGCTCAGCCATGAGCAGCTAGTTTCCATTCTCCTTCATCCATCCTTAATTCTTGGCACTCAGAGGTCAAAGCAGAACTTAAAGATTACTGGAGCTAGCATTTGGAATTATACATAATAAGAAAAGTAGTCCCTGCCTTATTTTGTGACCATACTAAATGTCAATCTACCCCTACAAATGACTACTGTGTTCCAGTACCTCAGATAATCATTACCCTAACTTGACAGAATCATATGAAGGTGACGTAAGATGGGTATCAATCACATATTCATAACCAGGTGGTGTCTATAAGCTTACCTGGGAGATCACCATCACTAGCAAGCTGAGGAAGATCTGCCATGCAGATAAATCACATGCTGAAGTCCAGCTTTGGCAAGGAGTGATTCTGTAGGTCAAAGCAACGGACAGCTGACTGACCAGAAGAGTTTTCTCTAGCAGAATGTAACCCACACGCCAGCAAAACCTTTCTGAGTAAGCTCATTTCATTATGTAAGCTTCAGAGTCTCTGAACTAGTAAGAAGATAGCTTAAATATAGGAAACAACAGGATGAGATTTACGATGAGTGTCACAGCATCTCATTTAAAGTGCTTCTCCACAGTAATAATGCCTGCACACATAGTCCTCACACACAGAGTTAAACCAAAGAACCGACTTCCAGCTGTTTTCAGTCAGCAGCATGCTAGAGGGTTTCACTGGAAATCAAgccttcctccctttctctaAATTTATTCATCATAAATTTAGAAGATGAGgtcattttttccttaaacattTACTTACATTATTTTCCCATAAGctaaattttgttttacaagTTCAGCTCAAATGGCTCCAGAAGAGGGTGTATGTTAAGGAAGAGGAGCACTGAATCAAATACTTGTGACAAATGGCAGGGTCCTCTTGGGCTGGGAGCCACTGGGAGATGGCACCTGTAGAGGCAAGAACTGCAGCAGTGAAAGAGGTTGAGAAAGGTTTTGAATTTCCATCAACTTCAGGCACAGCTGTCAGCATTTTgtccctttctctctcctcaggAAACAGGATATTTGGGATGTTCTGTTGACTGTAAGATTTCTATAGCCCTGACtacctttcttttctcctctgtgatCCCAGGTGTGTCTttcacagcacaggctgcctgcagagcagtgtTACAGGGCTGGTGGTGCCAGCTCAGGTCATCTGAGGCTCTCCCCCACAGTGTCCAGCAGCCTTTAACAATTTTCAACATTCCAGGTTTTGTCAAGGCTTTCTGTATTTAATGGTGAATGCAGTTGTACACCAGTCTCAGCTTTATTTCAGCAGATCTTGAAACCTGAAAGATCTAGAAATAGCCAGGTTTTAGGAGATTTTGAAATAACAATGAAGATTGGAAAAATGTCAGCTTTGTACAGTGGAAATCCCATATGAGTGTTTGTGAAATGGGGGATGCAGCTATAAACCTAACCCATTTTATAGTCATCCTTTATATTCCTGTGCTATGTTTATGACAATATCACAAAGACTGTCTTGGCCCAACATTGCATCTGCACACATTGAAATGCACTGATCAGATTTAGTGAAGGATTATATTTGAGCTTcactaatattttaatattatttccaCAGAGATGCAGACACTAAcacagcagggcccaggcaTGCACACAGGTGTGTACTTGAGAGGACAGATGTCTTCCCATGCTGATCCTCACTCACCCCTCCAGGAGAAACATGTGTTTGCCCTAACTCCCACCCAGGGATACAGCCCAGCTTTTCATCCTTCATGGTCTGCTCACATAGCAAAGCAGCTGTACCAGTCCAGTTCAGAGACAAAACCAAATCCATCTTCAGGTCTTGAGTCCCTTTCTCAGACTTCTTACCATTATTGAGACTACTAGAAATCATACAATGACTTGAAAAGGCATTGCTTCCAGAAATAACACATTTCTTTACAAAAAGGACCCAGTATCCCCATCCTTTCTGTTCACTAGGCAAGGCTGATTTATACTCTTTCTCATCTGGGACATGTTTGTGTCATTAAGAAAACCCCAGCAGGTGCACTGACATTTGGAGTTCACTGAACAGCTGGAAAGGCAGCTGGGGTTTCCCTGCTTTTGAAGAGCAAGTGAAatcccagagcagaggaagcagaaaaCTGGTATTTATGTGTTCACTTCTTaacaatttatttcaatttggATGGGGAtctaaaggaaaaggaaagacatTTCTAGTTGTTTCTAATTGGAGTGAGAAGAAATGGTCAATCTAATGTTTATTGCTCCTCCGTTCTGAGCTGTGGTATTCATACTTTGGATGAGGAGTACCTTGTTGTTTCACGTGTGTGAGCAGTTCATacatgaataaaataataatagttGGCAATCAGATCAGAGACTGCTCCTAGACCCACTGTCAGACACTTGAATTTATTTGCCAGTTGAAACCATTCACAGATGGCTTAAGTGAATAATTCCAGGGTCCCTGGCATTTCTGAGCTGCCATGTGatcatgaaataaaattttatactGCTCCCTGTTAGGTCTGTGGTTCAAACTGGACctttgattcttttcttttcatccagtcagggaaaaaaagtttacaTATTCTTTCTGCCAGTTGAATTTTCTCTGTTAAGAGCTCAGAGGGGTGCAAGCATAGAAGGGGAAGAAGTGTTTGGCAGCCAACCCTCACCTCCAGCAGGAGCAATGACTGCCCTTGTTGAGGTGTccatcaacaacaaaaacaacaacaacaaaaggctCTTATCCATCTGGTGGTTAGATCAAGGGTGTGAAGGCATGAGGAAGggcttctgcttttcctcccagGGCTGATTTCCATCCTTAGGTCATCTGAGGACTTGAATCGCCACCAGGTACACTAAGCACAGTTAGagcacagctgcactgggagTTTCTCAcatgcagaaatgctgctggcaTAGCAGATATCTTGGGAAGCGAGACAGCTAAAAACCACGGCTGTTTTATTCGGTTTGCTGTTCCCTTcagccagcaccaggcaggTTCCTGGCTCGGCTGCCTGCGTGGCCGCACAGCGCGGGGCCGGTGTCGGCTCCcggggaaggagggcaggagccGCATTTGCCCTGCAGCCGCCGCTCGCTCAGGGCAGGCTCAGCAGAACCCAAGGCACAGGGGGTACCCAGCCCTTCTTAACCACCGAGAGAATGCCTTTCCTCCGTGTCTAGTGACTCAGCTCTGAGGAAACACACACCTGGGAGGTGGTGCAAGGCTTGAGCCCACCCCTTGGGTGTGCAATGTCAGGGTTGAAGCGCTTTCCTTCCAGAGCAGCACCACGCAGGAAGCTCCTAGAGCTGCTGAAGTTCTGTCTTTCCCATAAAGCAGAGCTCTGATTTCCTTTGCTCTCTCTCTGCACTGCTcatcagcagaggcagctgctccgTTCTGCTCCGTTCTGCTCCATTCTCCTCCATTCTGCTCCACTCTGCTCCATTCTGCTCCGTTCTGTTCCCTTCTGTTCCTCGGGTGCTTCCTCACAGCTCagcaccaaaacacaaacacctTGCTGtactccttccttccttccttcctgccttcctgcctgccttcctgccttcctgccttcctgcctgccttcctgccttcctgccttcctgccttcctgccttccttcctgccttccttcctgcctgccttccttcctgccttccttccttcctgccttccttccttccttccttccttccttccttccttccttccttccttccttccttccttccttccttccttccttccttccttccttccttccttccttccttccttccttccttccttccttccttcctttcttccttccttccttcctgccttcctgccttcctgcctgtcttccttcctgccttccttcctgccttcctgccttcctgccttcctgccttcctgccttcctgccttcctgcctccctcccttctctgctgcctcctgggaGAAATGGGAGTAGACTGGATCATGCCTTCACTTTTTCATATGTAAGAAACTGTTTCAAGTGTGTTTAATTAGGACTGTTTGGTGTCCTTCCCTTGGATCAGGACcactgagagcagcacagacagggcaggagaggtggcTCCTCAGTGAAGACAGGAATACAAAGCACTGCTCCATTTCCCAACTCTGCCTGAAATTAACTGTGTTACCACAATTATTTATTGCCTATGCATTAAACCTGTGGAGCAGGGTTgatatttctttcctttattgCTGCCCTTCATTTATACAGTTTTTGCCATAGTCTATCCCCAGTTTGTGGTAATACAGCAGCAAGCTGAAGGATAAGAAAACAGTATGTTTCActtcttctttccttcagcttctctgggtgcattttttctcttcacacCTTCTGCAGCGACTTTACTCCAGCACATTAAAGGCCTCTCCTGGCTGACTGGAATGTTTTATTATGAGTATAAATAATTCCAGGTGGGGACCCCTCCTTATCACACCAAGGGAGGAATAAATAACACAGTATACATTGTTTCAGCCTGGGAGCAGGTGAAAATGCTGCATAATGGAAATTCCATATGAGGGAATAAATTCTCAGACCATTTTAGTTGGTCGGTGCTAGTGATATCTTTGAACCCATTTCACTTAACTCATAAATGTAAATATCCTCCACCTCTCACGAACACAGGCTCAACCAACCATTTTCTTCTCTACCAATATCAGTTTCTGCAAGCATAATGGTTTCTTGGTCTTTCTAACCCACTTTTGCATTTCTTACTTGTGCCAAGTAGCTAGACAGGCTATTACCACTCTAATTTTTTGTATGGGAACTCTACTGCACATTAATCTAATCTGACACACCTCCGGCCATTTATAAAGTTTATGTAggaatgggggtttttttatgcaACTGACACACCATTTCAGAGTGTGTCTcttaaagggagaaaaattagtaaaaactaacttactttgaaaaaaaactgATAACGTGTTGCACTATGGAATTGAATACAATCTGCTATTAATTTAAAGTGGTttaagttgattttttttcctaagaacaTTATTGCCTGTTAACAACTTTTGTAGGGAGATCTACTTCCTACATCCTTGTTGACAAAACTTTTCAAGACaaagcttctcttttcctttaacctttttttttattaataactaGAGATGATGCTAATGTCCATTCTCACTTTAGTCAAGTCAGGAATTACGTTTAGCCTCAGGAGCTGCTAGCAAAGATATGaactgaaagcaaaaagagGCACATTCTCTTGGTAGCTGTTTTTAAACATGTGCTAATTCATGTTGgtttgtaattaaaatgttttctccaTCTCCCTACTGTGTTCTCCTAAGGGGCATTGGGATTTAATCCCCCAGTGATGGAGATTTAAATGTATCAGAGTTGGAATGTGAAAGTCTTTGCACTGCACTTGTTGTCATAGAAGCTACTTATGTGAATAACTGCAAATCCATACACAAGTTTCAGATGCTAAGCTGTAGcattgcagcatttttttcttgtctttctaGGATTTTGTGCATTTCCCTTATTCTATTGCCCTTATTCTTCTTGCAAATCCCCAGTCAATTTCTCCTGCACTGGGACAAAGTGTTCAATGATTTCTAATTTTGATACAGATAAGTAAAAAGTCAGGGAGTGTAGCCAAAGCTCACGTTCTGCCCTGGCAACAGCTGcaggcccagcacagcacaaacaccTTGCAGATGGTGATGATGCATCATTCTTGGGGATGAACCAAgcacaggacaaggagtaaaATGCATAAAACACATTAATCCTTTAATAATCTTGCCCTTTTTGGAATTTACATTACCACTTTTACTGTCTGACACACCTGCCATAAGTTAACATCCCCCACCCTGGTGTAAGTGATGCTTTTGGCAGAATGGTGAAGACAGGTATTTTCAAGGGTATTTTCCTATTAGCCTGAGGCAGCAAATAGGGCATAGGTGAGGCAGCaaatagggaatagggaattgTTACTCCAGGAATGAAGCTATGGAGCCACCAAAGTGTCAttagacagaaataaaattctttatgTATAAAAGACACTCCTGGTCTGTGTGCACGCCCTCAGAAGTAAGGTTATCAAAGAGAAACATAAAACAAAGTTTGTCAAAGTATACAAACTTTGACAGTTAtgtccttttttcttctgcacagCATAGTCAAGGAGAGTTCAAATCTATGCTTTCCACAAACAGGTGTAGAATCACAGACAGAAcaggccaggttggaaggggGCACAGTGGATCACctgctcccacctccctgctcaggcagggtcatcccagagctcACGGCACAGGATTGTGCTCAGACAATTACTAAAAATCTCCAGTGTGGAAGATTCCACAACCCCTCTGCACAATCTGCTCCAGTGTGCAGTTGCCCACACAGAAAAGATTCTTCTTGTGAGCATTTCAGGCATTGGCTCTAAAATCCaaagcagcagcctccaggaACTGCCCAGCAGTCTCTACAACAAAACAGATTCTGTCAGCCTGGACCACTCATCATTTTTTGCAAGGCAGTAATTATAATGGCTAATGTATCTGCCCATACAATCATTTTGTGGACAGTGCTGGGTTTGTTCTCTTTGGCAAAAACTTGAGTCCCTCTTGAAGAATCAAATCCTTTTtgttcctctgctcctcctgtccTTCATGAGAGCTGTCCTCCTGAAGCAATAACTCTTTTCCATGCCTCTGATGACAATCAAAACAATTCCTTTTGAGTCATAACCCCAATTAAACTGCTCATGTCCTAGAGCCCCAGGGAGCTGTACTTGCTTGGGAGCAGTGGTCTGCACAGGGCCCAAATCATGCTTCATACCTTTTACGGGGGAAGAAAAGGGCATTGATGATGCACAAATAGCTGAGAATTCCTGCAGCTATGCTCTGTGCTTATTGAGCAAACACATCACAGGAAGCAACTGGGAAATAATGAACAGATGCATGAACTGGAAAGCAAAACTAAACATCTGTACCCTCACCAATCAAACTGCAGGGAAAACCTGGGAGAGGATCACAAATATTTACCACATGGCTAATGAAGTGCAGAAGATTCTGGCAGAATCTCTTAGGAGAGatgaaaacatctttaaaatgaGGCTATTGTCAGCCTCAAATGTGGTGTTATGTTTAAACCATAAAGATGCATCAGCTAAGTAGATAGAAGCAGGTCAGTGAGTTGGCAAATGtggctttctttttgtttaagaGCCTGTGTAGTCTTGAAGGAGGGTGGAATTGAGTCAGCAGAGCCATGGGAGGCTGGATGGGttcctgcagcaagcagagagtAGAGGTTTCTGTGCCAATTTTGATGGGCACCTTTAACTACCCATAGCAGTAGAAGTGTGGGCTGCTTGCAGTGTTCAGGTAGAGGCAGTGCTGCACTCCAGGGCACAGGatggggctgggcaggctcaggctgggaggggctggctgtgctcagaTCCGCTGCTCTCTCTGATCCACCCCAGCCCTGAGCGGGCAGCAAAGCAGAACTCTGGAGTTCTCCCCTCTGGAGAAAGGATTTGGAGGAGCATGAGAGTGTCAGTAGACAGACATataatagaaaattatttcagtggggataatgaaaagccttttttttccctaacttGTCTCTGCAAATCATAAGTTTTTTGTTACATGACTGACGAGCCCTGAGGACAGAAGTGCCCGTGTCTACATTGGAGATGTCTTAACACATAtgtaagagaaataaaaacaataaatcaaTAGAAGACTCTCCACTGACTTCAGAGATCACTGGGCTGGGCTTTCTCTGTCAATACTAACTTGAGTCTCTGCTGCTTAGATGTTCATGGCTACTGCCATTGAAATGAATTGGCTGCAACATCAACATAAAATCATGCACATCACTCTGCATCTCCAATTGCTTGATAGCTTTATGGAGAAGTCCCTCGGGAAAGAAATTAGTAAAAAGTAAATTAGTAAAAAGTAAAACTCTTCTACTGTTCTTTGATGTCTCCACATAACTCACGTCACAGATGGAAGTAAATACAGGAAGAAGTAAAAGTCAGCAAAAAGTTTCAAGTGGAATTAGCAATTGTTAAATGCAGAAACTGTCTGAAAATCTTTCTGTATCTCAGCTTTCGTGCTTAACTGACACATGTGTCAAGTCAGTACAATGAAAATCAGAGTGCTTGCTCCAAATGTTCATACAGACTTGGAGGAACTCATGAATTCATGGAGAGGACTGTGGAGGGAGTGATGGTAGAAGGATTTGACTACTGAgcaggaggaaagagaaagggaaggactGACTAAAATGCAGATCAGGAAAATCAGATAACCATGACAAATACAAACGAGCTCTGAAAGACTTTCTGAGTAGAGTCTCTAGGAGCTGTAACAAACTTTAATATGTTTTGGGAATGAGATAATGAGACAAGGGAGTCAGTCCTACAGAGGCTGGCATGCCTCTGATATACATAAAAATCCCTTCTCACGACAGAGCAGCCCAAGCCACTGTCCCTTTGAATCTCCTAACAAACCCCTTCTTCTTTCTGAGGTGTTGCCTGGGACTCAGCAAGTGGGCCAGTACTGCATCAATGGTATGGCTCTGATTTTTGTGTGGGTCCTTTGCTGAGGCTTTTCTGGGTGACTGGTGATGGGCTGAAGCTGGTGGcgcccagctcagctccacgGTGGGAATCTCTGCTTGGATTGAAAGTTAAAAGCAATCATGTGATGACAAGAAGAGGGACAGCACTGAAGCAAAATGCCACAGACATTTTTCCCTGGCTCAGGGCATATTTGAGGTATAAACCATCTGCATATGTAGAGGTACTCCATGCTCTGAGGCTGTTATCACCAAAAGGGCATCTAAAAGctaaaagagataaaaaatgaaTAGTCATCATTATGGACTGGATTTCTGCCAGCTGCTAAGTAATTAGAGTTTTAATTGCTCGataataaaagttttaattacTCAGCAATTAGTGCTTGAAGTTTCAAGTGCTTTACACACACTCAGTTCCATTCTTGAATCATCAAGAGTGAAAAATGGAGTAGCTCCAGTGTTCCTCAGCAAAACTctgagcaagagagagaaacatcagggatggagcagctaTGCCTGAAACCCATCCTAACTGCTGTATCTACCTACAGTATATTTATTGCAatgtaacaaaatatttttcctattcCCTAGCTAATTTAAGGCCAAAATACCCTTTGTCGTGTCAAGCATTAATTGCTTCATACCCAGCATTATTGAGATTCATTTTTCATATGCTGGATAATAAAGGTTCTGAggctcttctttctctcttcttgctTTATTAGAATTTAAATATCATTAACAAGCCAAACTATAACAACGTCAGCAGTTGCCAGTGGTGtaggcagcagggctgcattTAGGGTACAGAGCCTGGAAGAAACTGCATATTTATGATCTGCTTGGCAAACCTCAAAGAGTCAAATTGTCTGACAAACCATGTAGTCAGAGAGTTGAGACAACTTTTCCGTAAAATAATTACAGCTgctccagcattttttttttaatgcccaGAAGAGAGAGGGCTTTAAATGATGTTCAGGTTATGTACAGGCAGCATGCAAAATTCATAACAAGAACTTTGGCAAAACCAGACAAAATTGATTTCGTTAAAGtgtttcatggaaaaaaatctggtagAGGAAGGGTGGGTTGAAACTTTCCAGAAATTCAAAGTAAGCTGCATGTTCCATTGCATGTTGCTCATAACTCtcaaaaattcttaattttgacAGGCGAGTAGTAATGCCTTTCAAAATGTGgaagatttgtttcttttttttccttggtttccAAATTTATCTATTGGTAAAGAGAGTTAAATTTGAGAAGTGAAGTTTATGGGAAATACACCAAGAGTCACATCAgcacaagttaaaaaaaacctcatagTCCTGACTATTAGCAAAAATCCAACAAATTCAAACTATGATTACCCAAACATCAATATCTAAGTAACATgcaaataataatataaaaataaaacactaaaatattttttcccttttactcTGAAAGTAATTTAGAGTTTTTAACAGTACATAGATGATTAATAACCTGGTTAATAACTCAAAGCATTTAGGTCTTCTCTAAAGCAGCATCAGATGTTTTCTGTACCCTGGACTGTCTAGGTCATTGATTCCACAAATGCTCTGCCTCACTGGGGTGCTGAGTTCAGGGACTGTATATatgttttctgtctcatttcCCTGAGACAATGTCTGTACTGCACTTCACAGGGATGAGCAGATACCTGATGGTAGCAGGCTCTGTTTTTTCAGAGCAGTTATGACACTGCACAGTATTAAAGTCACACTAGGCTGGGATTCACCTCGCTGGTTGTAGCTGTCTTGTCTAAGCTGGTAACAGGCTCAGTGAAGAGACACAGACATCTGGGTGAGTCACTCCTTCCAAGTGTAAATGCCCAGGACAGAAGAGCTGATTACTCTCTGTCTCTAATAAATAAGGGGAGATCAACTTTTAGGTAATTGAAACCAGGAGAAATGTAGATTCTCAGAAGCATGACAGTAGGAGAACGGACCaaaaaaagtagttttgttGAGTATCAGTACTGATTTCCCATTTCAGGTCCAGGAAAAGGACCTGTATTTCAGACAATGTTAATGCTGCAAATATCATTATCCCTTTCACCTCTGAGGCTGCAACTCAGACTCCCAGGATGGATAACAAAGCACCCTGTGTTAGGCACCCTGTGGATCCAGGACAAAGAGCTAACCTCGATCCCTGGTAGATCAGGATCAAAGCAGTCACTGCCACACATTTCATTTACAAGGAAAGGCCATTTTTTCTACTATTGAAAAGTGCTTCTTCTTGTCAGTGTTTGGCACCTTACAGAACCTCTCCTTTCCCATTTCTATTTTCCAGCTAagcttttcccagctgctcAGCGATTCAAGAGGTCCTCAGCTGCCTTCCTCAACCCAGTGTTACAAAACTCGCTGGAAGATGTGGTCCTGCTTTATGAGGTTCAGTATATCATCCTTAAGCCTTAACCAGGACTGGGGGTACTGTCCATTCTGGGGTTATCCATTGTCTGGCTCTGTGCCACTTTTATTCATCCCAGCAGTCAGCCTGTGGCTGTGTGATAGTTCACCAGAAGGGTGGGAACACATAGACACTGTCTGGTCTTCTCCACCTCCAGACAGTGCAAAAATTAAAGTGACAAATATTAAAGACCCAAGGACACATTGCTAATTCACATGTACTCTGTCTGAAGTCTCTTGGAGAAAATAAATAGCTTTCTGTGTTCTGATTTTGCACCAGTTTCTTTTAGCTGAGCTTGACATTGACAAAGGTCAGAGGATCTCCATCAAGGATGAGGAGCTGGCTTCCCTGAGGAAGGCTGCTGAGTTCAACACCATCTGCAACGAGATTATCCCCAAGAGCATCCCGGAGATCCGCAGGCTGAGCAGCAGGCTGTCTTCCTACCCGAGGGTCCTCGAGAAGGAAGACTTT
This window contains:
- the FAM180A gene encoding protein FAM180A, yielding MLWKTLVLLLFYYNAHATVTHRWSRAKLFPAAQRFKRSSAAFLNPVLQNSLEDVVLLYEFLLAELDIDKGQRISIKDEELASLRKAAEFNTICNEIIPKSIPEIRRLSSRLSSYPRVLEKEDFERTVLTMVYTAYRAAQSQGHQKDTWAESFVNLYKALKNDLMLPYHKQPS